The following proteins come from a genomic window of Campylobacter coli 76339:
- a CDS encoding Polysaccharide biosynthesis protein WlaX, whose protein sequence is MMKNEGYICIFDCESIPDTDLIRKTLAFDGGDLEVSLKALEWQKEQSGNEFLPLPYHKIVSICAVISDHYGKFIKVNKIDGEDEKEMIHNFFAFIEKYEPKLVSFNGKNYDMPLLVLRALKYNIKAANYLDTQSDKWNNYKTRFSELKHCDLFESFGSTRGLKLDTICAMADLPGKYDVHGDEVMKLYYEGKIEKIHEYCESDVLNTYMLFLKYELIKGNVSDEDYAHFLNSMSEFLKAKKANRAYVEIFCKACENEISKMKI, encoded by the coding sequence ATGATGAAAAATGAAGGTTATATTTGCATTTTTGATTGTGAGAGTATCCCAGATACGGATTTAATTCGCAAAACTTTGGCTTTTGATGGAGGGGATTTAGAAGTAAGTTTAAAAGCGCTTGAGTGGCAAAAAGAACAAAGCGGAAATGAATTTTTACCCTTGCCTTATCACAAGATCGTGAGTATTTGTGCGGTTATTAGTGATCATTATGGAAAATTTATAAAAGTAAATAAAATCGATGGAGAAGATGAAAAAGAAATGATCCATAATTTTTTTGCTTTCATTGAAAAATATGAGCCAAAATTAGTCAGCTTTAATGGTAAAAATTATGATATGCCTTTACTTGTTTTAAGAGCCTTAAAATACAACATCAAAGCGGCTAATTATCTTGATACGCAAAGCGATAAATGGAATAATTATAAAACTAGATTTTCTGAATTAAAACATTGCGATTTATTTGAAAGTTTTGGTTCAACAAGGGGTTTAAAGCTTGATACAATTTGTGCTATGGCAGATTTACCAGGTAAATATGATGTGCATGGCGATGAGGTGATGAAGCTTTATTATGAAGGTAAGATTGAAAAAATTCATGAGTATTGCGAAAGTGATGTTTTAAATACCTATATGCTTTTTTTAAAATACGAGTTGATTAAGGGCAATGTGAGTGATGAGGATTATGCTCATTTTTTAAATTCTATGAGTGAATTTTTAAAAGCAAAAAAAGCAAATCGTGCTTATGTAGAAATTTTTTGCAAAGCTTGCGAAAATGAAATTTCTAAAATGAAAATTTAA
- a CDS encoding UDP-glucose 4-epimerase translates to MKILISGGAGYIGSHTLRQFLKTNHEICVLDNLSKGSKIAIDDLQNIREFKFFEQDLSDFEGVKALFEREKFDAVVHFAASIEVFESMQNPLKYYMNNTINTTNLIQTCIQTGVGKFIFSSTAATYGEPTTPVVSESSPLAPINPYGRSKLMSEEVLRDANMAHPEFKYCILRYFNVAGACMDYKLGQRYPKATLLIKVAAECAAGKRDKLFIFGDDYDTKDGTCIRDFIHVDDISSAHLAALDYLENNESNIFNVGYGHGFSVKEVIDAMKRVSGVDFKVELASRRAGDPSVLISNASKIRNLTSWQPKFDDLDLICKSAFDWEKQC, encoded by the coding sequence ATGAAAATTCTTATCAGCGGTGGTGCAGGTTATATCGGATCTCATACTTTAAGACAGTTTTTAAAAACAAATCATGAAATTTGCGTTTTAGATAATCTTTCTAAGGGTTCTAAAATTGCTATTGATGATTTGCAAAATATAAGAGAATTTAAATTTTTTGAGCAAGATTTAAGTGATTTTGAAGGCGTAAAAGCGCTTTTTGAAAGGGAAAAATTTGATGCAGTGGTGCATTTTGCAGCGAGTATTGAAGTGTTTGAAAGCATGCAAAATCCTTTAAAATACTATATGAATAACACAATCAATACGACTAATTTGATCCAAACTTGTATCCAAACAGGGGTAGGTAAATTTATCTTTTCTTCCACAGCGGCTACTTATGGGGAGCCAACAACCCCTGTTGTAAGCGAGAGTAGTCCTTTGGCGCCTATCAATCCTTATGGACGCAGTAAGCTTATGAGTGAAGAGGTTTTGCGTGATGCAAATATGGCTCATCCTGAATTTAAATACTGCATTTTAAGATATTTTAATGTTGCGGGCGCTTGTATGGATTATAAATTAGGACAACGCTATCCTAAAGCGACTTTACTTATCAAAGTAGCAGCAGAATGTGCGGCAGGAAAACGCGACAAGCTTTTTATATTTGGCGATGATTATGATACAAAAGATGGTACTTGTATAAGAGATTTTATTCATGTAGATGATATTTCAAGTGCTCATTTGGCGGCATTGGATTATCTAGAAAATAACGAAAGCAATATTTTTAATGTAGGCTATGGTCATGGTTTTAGTGTAAAAGAGGTTATTGACGCGATGAAAAGAGTAAGTGGGGTGGATTTTAAAGTCGAGCTTGCCTCGCGCCGTGCAGGTGATCCTTCAGTTTTAATCTCTAATGCAAGCAAAATCAGAAATCTTACTTCTTGGCAGCCAAAATTTGATGATTTAGATCTTATTTGCAAATCTGCATTTGATTGGGAAAAACAGTGCTAA
- a CDS encoding Phospholipid-lipopolysaccharide ABC transporter — translation MPFITLASDFSYFDKNKYLIQLKDYLALPVFEIIVYFGVVLIVFYVLRALLNSYYFHLLARFSKGRYHAIAYKVFAKFLNTDYENFTQKNQSEILKSITGEVYNLSTMISSFLLMMSEIFVVFLLYTLMLLVNYKITLFLSLFMIINAFILIKVLSPIVKKAGLKREEAMKNFFEILNTNLNNFKLIKLKTKEDGVLNLFKTQSEIFARANITNESVSAMPRIYLEGVGFCVLVFIVVFLVFKNQSDISGILATISIFVLALYRLMPSANRIITSYHDLLYYRSSLDIIYQILKQKEESLGEEKINFDKELRLENLTFGYKDKKNLFTCLNLSIKKGEKIAFIGESGCGKSTLVDIIIGLLSPREGRVLLDENELNMKNVKNYRQKIGYIPQNIYLFNDSIAKNISFGNEVDEEKLQRVIKQANLEHFVKNLPQGVQTKVGDGGSNLSGGQKQRIAIARALYLDPEILVLDEATSALDTESEAKIMDEIYKISKDKTMIIIAHRLSTITRCDSIYRLENGKLFKEDKK, via the coding sequence ATGCCTTTTATCACTTTGGCTAGTGATTTTTCTTATTTTGATAAAAATAAGTATTTAATTCAGCTTAAAGACTATCTTGCTTTACCTGTTTTTGAGATTATAGTTTATTTTGGTGTAGTACTTATTGTCTTTTATGTTTTGCGCGCTTTGTTAAATAGTTATTATTTTCACCTCTTAGCCCGCTTTTCAAAGGGTAGGTATCATGCTATCGCTTATAAAGTTTTTGCAAAATTTTTAAATACAGATTATGAAAATTTTACTCAAAAAAATCAATCCGAAATTCTAAAGTCTATTACCGGAGAAGTTTACAATCTAAGTACCATGATTTCATCATTTTTGCTGATGATGAGCGAAATTTTTGTAGTGTTTTTGCTTTATACTCTCATGCTTTTAGTAAATTATAAAATCACTTTATTTTTAAGCCTTTTTATGATTATAAATGCTTTTATTTTGATCAAAGTTCTTAGTCCTATCGTTAAAAAAGCAGGTCTTAAACGCGAGGAAGCGATGAAGAATTTTTTTGAAATTCTTAATACAAATTTAAATAATTTTAAATTGATAAAGCTTAAGACTAAAGAAGATGGTGTTTTAAATCTTTTTAAAACTCAAAGTGAGATCTTTGCTAGGGCAAATATTACCAATGAAAGCGTAAGTGCTATGCCAAGAATTTATCTTGAGGGAGTTGGATTTTGTGTACTTGTTTTCATAGTGGTTTTTTTAGTATTTAAAAATCAAAGCGATATATCTGGAATTTTAGCGACTATCTCTATCTTTGTTTTAGCACTTTATCGTTTGATGCCAAGTGCAAATCGTATCATCACAAGCTATCATGATTTGCTTTATTATCGCTCTTCTTTGGATATTATTTATCAAATTTTAAAGCAAAAAGAAGAGAGTTTAGGTGAAGAAAAAATTAATTTTGATAAAGAATTAAGGCTAGAAAATTTAACTTTTGGATACAAAGATAAAAAGAATTTATTTACTTGTTTAAATTTAAGTATAAAAAAAGGCGAAAAGATCGCATTTATAGGAGAAAGTGGCTGTGGAAAAAGCACTTTGGTAGATATAATCATAGGACTTTTAAGCCCTAGAGAGGGTAGAGTGCTTCTTGATGAAAATGAATTAAATATGAAAAATGTTAAGAATTATCGCCAAAAAATAGGTTATATCCCGCAAAATATCTATCTTTTTAACGACAGCATTGCTAAGAATATCAGCTTTGGAAATGAGGTAGATGAAGAAAAGCTTCAAAGAGTGATTAAGCAAGCTAATTTAGAACATTTTGTGAAAAATTTACCCCAAGGAGTGCAAACAAAAGTAGGCGATGGTGGGAGCAATTTAAGTGGTGGACAAAAACAACGCATAGCTATCGCAAGAGCTTTGTATTTAGATCCTGAAATTCTAGTTCTTGATGAGGCTACTTCTGCACTTGATACGGAAAGTGAAGCAAAGATTATGGATGAAATTTATAAGATTTCTAAAGATAAAACCATGATCATTATCGCACACCGTCTTTCAACTATCACACGTTGTGATAGCATCTATCGTTTAGAAAACGGCAAACTTTTCAAGGAGGATAAAAAGTGA
- a CDS encoding Alpha-1,4-N-acetylgalactosamine transferase PglH , CAzY family GT4, protein MKITFIIATLNSGGAERVLVTLANALCTQHEVSIIKFHAGDSFYKLEENVKLITLEQFRFDTLYHKIASRFKKYLALRRALKENESDVFISFLDTTNIACIFAKIGLKTPLIISEHSNEAYLKSKIWRFLRRLSYPFCDALSVLGSSDKIYYEKFVKRVKLLPNPCHFSTEISSNEHFEKENLVLFIGRLDQNKNPKMFLKAIANLDKKLQENYEFVVAGDGELRQELEYKAKSLGVKVKFLGRIENVKALYEKAKVLCLCSFVEGLPTVLIESLYFEVCRISTSYYNGAKDLISDNEDGFLVGCDDEIALARKLELVLKDEQLRKNIVMNAKKRCEDFEISHIKKQWLELIDEVKNA, encoded by the coding sequence GTGAAGATAACTTTTATCATAGCCACTTTAAATTCAGGGGGAGCTGAGCGTGTTTTGGTAACTTTAGCAAATGCACTTTGTACTCAGCATGAAGTAAGCATTATCAAATTTCATGCGGGTGATTCTTTTTATAAGCTTGAAGAAAATGTCAAACTTATAACTTTAGAGCAATTTAGATTTGACACTTTATATCATAAAATCGCAAGCCGTTTTAAAAAATACCTAGCATTAAGACGAGCTTTAAAAGAAAATGAAAGCGATGTTTTTATCTCTTTTTTAGATACGACAAATATTGCTTGTATTTTTGCCAAGATAGGCTTAAAAACCCCATTAATTATAAGCGAACATAGTAACGAAGCTTATTTAAAATCCAAAATTTGGCGTTTTTTAAGACGCTTGAGTTATCCTTTTTGTGATGCTTTGAGCGTGCTTGGAAGTAGCGATAAAATTTATTATGAAAAATTCGTAAAAAGAGTAAAGCTTTTACCTAATCCTTGTCATTTTAGCACAGAAATTTCTTCAAATGAGCATTTTGAAAAAGAAAATTTAGTGCTTTTTATAGGTCGTCTAGATCAAAACAAAAACCCCAAAATGTTTTTAAAAGCTATAGCAAATTTAGATAAAAAATTACAAGAAAATTATGAATTTGTTGTAGCTGGCGATGGAGAATTAAGACAAGAGCTCGAATACAAAGCAAAATCTTTAGGCGTAAAAGTGAAATTTTTAGGACGCATTGAGAATGTAAAAGCGCTCTATGAAAAAGCCAAAGTACTTTGTCTTTGCTCTTTTGTTGAGGGTTTGCCAACAGTTTTGATCGAGAGTTTGTATTTTGAGGTGTGTAGAATTTCAACTTCTTATTATAATGGAGCTAAGGACTTAATTAGCGATAATGAGGACGGATTTTTAGTGGGTTGTGATGATGAAATAGCTTTGGCTAGAAAGCTTGAGCTTGTATTAAAAGATGAGCAACTAAGAAAAAACATCGTTATGAATGCCAAAAAAAGATGTGAAGATTTTGAAATTTCTCACATTAAAAAACAATGGCTTGAGCTTATTGATGAGGTTAAAAATGCCTAA
- a CDS encoding Glycosyltransferase PglI , CAzY family GT2, with translation MPKLSVIVPTFNRSSLLQKAVQSILNQDFKDLEIIISDDNSSDDTKSVVENLQKSDKRIKYFLNQNYKQGPNGNKNNGLDKASGEFITFLDDDDELLPYALGILMQKADEGYSHVFGNCLIEKEGILSDEFSGRGLEKEGEISKKDFLMQRFSGEFFSVFKASLLKNNRFNEEFYGNEATLWVNLYEEKSFYIHKAFRIYRVFRKDSVTLGASKNAHRVYLGYLELARILENELKASGDDDYRKTCASYYKMAAYYAKLSANYKALYHCLFKSLSIKINTPALILLTLSIIPSKMIEKLSKIRVALCKN, from the coding sequence ATGCCTAAACTTTCTGTTATAGTCCCTACTTTTAATCGTTCTTCCTTGCTTCAAAAGGCAGTTCAAAGTATCTTAAATCAAGATTTTAAAGACTTAGAAATCATTATAAGTGATGATAATTCTAGCGATGATACTAAAAGTGTTGTAGAGAATTTGCAAAAAAGCGATAAACGCATCAAGTATTTTTTAAATCAAAATTACAAACAAGGTCCTAATGGCAATAAAAATAATGGTTTAGATAAAGCTAGCGGGGAATTTATAACCTTTTTGGATGATGATGATGAGCTTTTACCCTATGCCTTGGGCATTTTAATGCAAAAAGCAGATGAGGGTTATTCTCATGTTTTTGGAAATTGCCTCATAGAAAAAGAAGGAATTTTAAGCGATGAGTTTAGTGGTAGGGGTTTGGAAAAAGAGGGTGAAATTTCTAAGAAAGATTTTTTAATGCAGCGTTTTAGCGGGGAATTTTTTTCTGTTTTTAAGGCTTCTTTGCTCAAAAATAACCGTTTTAATGAGGAATTTTATGGCAATGAAGCCACACTTTGGGTAAATTTATACGAAGAAAAAAGTTTTTATATCCATAAAGCTTTTAGAATTTATCGTGTTTTTAGAAAAGATAGTGTTACGCTAGGAGCGAGTAAAAATGCTCATAGGGTGTATTTGGGGTATTTAGAGCTTGCGAGAATTTTAGAAAATGAGTTAAAAGCTTCTGGGGATGATGATTATAGAAAAACTTGTGCGAGTTATTATAAAATGGCAGCTTATTATGCAAAATTAAGTGCAAATTATAAGGCACTTTATCATTGTTTGTTTAAAAGTTTGAGTATTAAAATCAATACTCCTGCTTTGATATTACTTACTTTAAGTATAATTCCAAGTAAAATGATTGAAAAACTATCAAAAATTCGGGTGGCTTTATGCAAAAATTAG
- a CDS encoding Alpha-1,4-N-acetylgalactosamine transferase PglJ , CAzY family GT4, with the protein MQKLAIFIYSLGSGGAERVVATLLPTLSLKFEVHLILMNDKISYEISECKIHFLEHSKPSENPILKFLKLPFLALKYKKLCQKLNIDTEFVFLNRPNYIALMAKIFGNKTRLVINECTTPSVMYAKNNFNSLANKFLISSLYPKADLILPNSKGNLEDLLCNFKINKAKCEILYNAIDLKKIEQKTLEDISLKDKFILSVGRLDQGKNHALLIRAYARLKTDLKLVILGEGVLKDELLALIKDLNLEDKVLLLGFDNNPYKYMSKCEFFAFASVFEGFSNVLIESLACGCAVVCTDHRSGARELFGDDEFGLLVEVNNENSMFMGLKTMLEDENLRKAYKKKAKDRALDFDQEKIARNALKYLLG; encoded by the coding sequence ATGCAAAAATTAGCGATTTTTATTTATTCTTTAGGAAGTGGGGGTGCTGAAAGAGTAGTGGCAACTTTACTTCCGACTTTGAGTTTGAAATTTGAAGTACATTTGATTTTAATGAATGATAAAATTTCTTATGAAATTTCTGAATGCAAAATCCATTTTTTGGAGCATTCAAAACCTAGTGAAAATCCTATTTTAAAATTTTTAAAACTTCCTTTTTTGGCTTTAAAATATAAAAAACTTTGCCAAAAATTAAATATCGACACAGAATTTGTTTTTTTAAATAGACCTAATTATATTGCATTGATGGCAAAAATATTTGGCAACAAAACTCGCCTTGTAATCAACGAATGTACCACTCCAAGCGTGATGTATGCTAAAAACAATTTCAATTCTTTAGCCAATAAATTTTTAATTTCCTCGCTTTATCCAAAAGCTGATTTGATTTTGCCTAATTCTAAGGGGAATTTAGAAGATTTATTGTGTAATTTTAAAATCAATAAAGCAAAATGCGAAATTTTATACAATGCTATAGATTTAAAGAAAATAGAACAAAAAACACTTGAGGATATAAGTTTAAAGGATAAATTTATTTTAAGCGTGGGAAGGCTTGATCAGGGTAAAAATCATGCTTTGCTTATCCGTGCTTATGCGAGATTAAAAACAGATTTAAAGCTCGTGATTTTGGGCGAGGGTGTGCTAAAAGATGAACTTTTGGCTTTGATTAAAGACTTGAATTTAGAAGATAAAGTTTTGCTTTTAGGTTTTGATAATAATCCTTACAAATATATGTCCAAGTGTGAATTTTTTGCTTTTGCTTCTGTGTTTGAGGGTTTTTCAAATGTTTTAATCGAAAGTCTAGCCTGTGGCTGTGCGGTGGTTTGTACTGATCATAGAAGTGGTGCAAGAGAGCTTTTTGGAGATGATGAATTTGGGCTTTTGGTAGAGGTAAATAATGAAAATTCTATGTTTATGGGCTTAAAAACAATGCTTGAAGATGAAAATTTAAGAAAAGCCTATAAGAAAAAGGCAAAAGATAGAGCCCTTGATTTTGATCAAGAAAAAATAGCACGCAATGCTTTAAAATATTTATTAGGATAA
- a CDS encoding Oligosaccharyltransferase PglB → MLKKEYFKNPTFILLTLIILAYAFSVLCRFYWVFWASEFNEYFFNNELMIISNDGYAFAEGARDMIAGFHQPNDLSYYGSSLSTLTYWFYKITPFSLESIFIYISTFLSSLVVVPLILIANEYKRPLMGFVAALLASIANSYYNRTMSGYYDTDMLVIVLAMMIVFFMIRLILRKDLLSLIALPLFVGIYLWWYPSSYTLNVALLGLLFIYTLVFHIKEKTLYMAIILASITLSNIAWFYQSAIIVILFSLFVLQNKRFSFALLGFLGLATLVFLILSGGVDPILYQLKFYIFRSDESANLAQGFMYFNVNQTIQEVESIDLSIFMKRISGSELVFFISLIGFIFLVRKHKSMILALPMLALGFLALKGGLRFTIYAVPVLALGFGFLMSLLQERKWKNKNIYWASVSIFTFLSLLPMFYHIINYKAPTVFSQNEASKLDELKKIAQREDYVVAWWDYGYPIRYYSDVKTLADGGKHLGKDNFFPSFILSKDQTAAANMARLSVEYTEKSFYAPSNDILKNDLLKAMMKDYKQNNVDLFLASLSKPDFKINTPKTRDVYIYMPARMSLIFSTVASFSFVDLDTGKIDKPFTFSAAYPLDVKNGEIYLSNGIVLSDDFRSFKINHNTIPVNSIIEVSSIKQGEYKITPIDDTAQFYILYLKDSTIPYAQFILMDKAMFNSAYVQMFFLGNYDKNLYDLVINTRDTKVFKLKI, encoded by the coding sequence ATGTTAAAAAAGGAATATTTTAAAAACCCGACTTTTATTTTATTGACTCTTATAATTTTAGCATATGCCTTCAGTGTTTTGTGTAGGTTTTATTGGGTTTTTTGGGCAAGTGAGTTTAATGAATATTTTTTCAATAACGAACTTATGATTATCTCCAATGATGGATATGCTTTTGCAGAAGGCGCAAGAGATATGATAGCAGGCTTTCATCAGCCTAATGATCTGAGTTATTATGGCTCTTCGCTTTCAACGCTTACATATTGGTTTTATAAAATAACTCCTTTTTCTTTAGAAAGTATTTTTATATATATCAGTACTTTTTTATCTTCTTTGGTGGTTGTACCGTTGATTTTAATCGCTAATGAATACAAACGCCCTTTGATGGGATTTGTTGCAGCATTGTTAGCCAGTATAGCCAATAGCTATTATAATCGCACAATGAGCGGGTATTATGATACCGATATGCTTGTTATAGTTCTTGCGATGATGATAGTTTTCTTTATGATAAGGTTAATTTTAAGAAAAGATTTATTATCTTTGATAGCCTTGCCTTTATTTGTGGGAATTTATCTTTGGTGGTATCCATCAAGCTATACTTTAAATGTTGCCCTACTAGGACTTTTATTTATCTATACCTTGGTTTTTCACATAAAAGAAAAAACACTTTATATGGCTATCATTCTAGCTTCTATTACGCTTTCAAATATAGCTTGGTTTTATCAAAGTGCGATTATCGTTATACTTTTTAGTCTTTTTGTTTTGCAAAATAAGCGTTTTAGTTTTGCCTTGCTTGGATTTTTGGGCTTGGCAACTTTGGTATTTTTAATACTAAGCGGTGGGGTTGATCCTATACTTTATCAGCTTAAATTTTATATTTTTAGAAGCGATGAGAGTGCAAATTTAGCCCAAGGTTTTATGTATTTTAACGTAAATCAAACTATACAAGAAGTAGAAAGTATAGATTTGAGTATTTTTATGAAAAGAATCAGCGGAAGCGAACTTGTGTTTTTTATATCTTTAATTGGCTTTATTTTTCTTGTCAGAAAGCACAAAAGTATGATTTTGGCCTTGCCGATGTTAGCTTTAGGGTTTTTAGCGCTTAAGGGTGGACTTCGTTTTACCATTTATGCAGTGCCTGTTTTAGCGCTTGGATTTGGTTTTTTAATGAGTCTTTTACAGGAAAGAAAATGGAAAAATAAAAATATTTATTGGGCTAGCGTTTCTATCTTTACTTTTTTGAGTTTGCTTCCTATGTTTTATCATATCATCAATTATAAAGCCCCGACAGTTTTTTCTCAAAATGAGGCTTCAAAGCTAGATGAGCTTAAAAAAATTGCACAAAGAGAAGATTATGTGGTAGCTTGGTGGGATTATGGATATCCTATTAGGTATTACAGTGATGTTAAGACTTTGGCTGATGGGGGCAAACATTTAGGCAAGGATAATTTTTTCCCATCTTTTATCCTAAGTAAAGATCAAACAGCTGCTGCAAATATGGCAAGACTTAGCGTAGAATATACAGAAAAAAGTTTTTATGCTCCTTCAAATGATATTTTAAAAAACGATCTTTTAAAAGCGATGATGAAAGATTATAAACAAAATAATGTGGATTTGTTTTTAGCTTCGCTTTCTAAACCTGATTTTAAAATCAATACCCCAAAAACACGCGATGTGTATATCTATATGCCAGCTAGAATGTCTTTGATTTTCTCAACCGTGGCTAGCTTTTCTTTTGTGGATTTAGATACAGGAAAGATTGATAAACCTTTTACTTTTAGCGCGGCTTATCCGCTCGATGTTAAAAATGGAGAAATTTATCTTAGTAACGGTATTGTATTGAGTGATGATTTTAGAAGTTTTAAAATAAATCATAACACCATACCTGTAAATAGTATCATAGAAGTTAGCTCTATCAAACAGGGTGAATATAAAATCACTCCTATTGATGATACAGCTCAATTTTATATTTTATATCTTAAAGATAGTACCATACCTTATGCTCAGTTTATTTTAATGGATAAAGCTATGTTTAATAGTGCTTATGTGCAAATGTTTTTCCTTGGAAATTATGATAAAAATTTGTATGATTTAGTGATCAATACTAGGGATACAAAAGTTTTTAAACTCAAAATTTAA
- a CDS encoding Alpha-1,3-N-acetylgalactosamine transferase PglA , CAzY family GT4 produces the protein MRVGFLTHAGASIYHFRLPIIKALIARGDEVFVIVPQDEYTEKLKALNLNIIVYELSRSSLNPLIVFKNFLHLKNVLKSLNLDLLQSGAHKSNTFGLMAAKCAKIPYKIGLVEGLGSFYIEEGFKANLVRFIINTLYKLSFKIADSFIFVNQANADFMQNLGLKENKICVIKSVGINLKKFFPMRVEQEAKKAFWQNLKIDEKPIILMIARALWHKGVKEFYESAEHLKDRANFVLVGGRDDNPSCASLEFLNSGKVFYLGARSDIVELLQNCDIFVLPSYKEGFPVSVLEAKACGKAIVVSDCEGCVEAISNAYDGLWAKAEDSKDLSEKIQVLLEDESLRINLGKNAAKDALQYDENVIAQRYLELYDRVIKNV, from the coding sequence ATGAGGGTAGGCTTTTTAACTCATGCAGGAGCAAGTATATATCATTTTAGATTGCCTATAATTAAAGCTTTGATTGCAAGAGGGGATGAGGTTTTTGTCATAGTGCCACAAGATGAATATACTGAAAAATTAAAGGCTTTAAATTTAAATATCATTGTTTATGAGCTTTCAAGATCAAGTTTAAATCCTTTAATTGTTTTTAAAAATTTTTTACATCTTAAAAATGTTTTAAAAAGCTTAAATTTGGATCTTTTGCAAAGTGGGGCACATAAAAGCAATACTTTTGGTTTAATGGCTGCAAAGTGTGCCAAAATTCCTTATAAAATAGGGCTGGTTGAAGGACTTGGATCTTTTTATATAGAGGAGGGTTTTAAAGCAAATTTAGTGCGTTTTATTATCAACACTCTTTATAAACTTAGCTTTAAAATCGCTGATTCTTTCATCTTTGTAAATCAGGCTAATGCAGATTTTATGCAAAATTTAGGACTTAAGGAAAATAAAATTTGCGTGATTAAATCTGTGGGCATTAATCTTAAAAAATTTTTTCCTATGAGAGTAGAGCAAGAAGCTAAAAAGGCTTTTTGGCAAAATTTAAAAATCGATGAAAAACCTATTATTTTGATGATAGCTAGGGCTTTATGGCATAAAGGTGTAAAAGAATTTTATGAAAGTGCAGAGCATTTAAAAGATAGGGCAAATTTTGTTTTAGTAGGCGGAAGAGATGATAATCCCTCTTGTGCGAGTTTGGAATTTTTAAATTCAGGCAAAGTTTTTTATTTAGGTGCTAGAAGCGATATAGTAGAGCTTTTGCAAAATTGTGATATCTTTGTTTTGCCAAGCTATAAAGAGGGATTTCCAGTAAGTGTTTTAGAGGCGAAAGCTTGTGGTAAGGCTATTGTAGTGAGTGATTGTGAGGGTTGTGTTGAGGCAATTTCAAATGCTTATGATGGACTTTGGGCTAAGGCTGAAGATAGTAAAGATTTAAGCGAAAAAATACAAGTTTTATTAGAGGATGAAAGCTTAAGAATTAATCTAGGCAAAAATGCAGCTAAGGATGCTTTGCAATATGATGAAAATGTTATCGCGCAGCGTTATTTAGAACTTTATGATAGGGTAATTAAAAATGTATGA
- a CDS encoding UDP-N-acetylgalactosaminyltransferase , CAzY family GT4, which yields MYEKWIKRIFDFVLALFLLVFFSPLILITALLLKITQGSVIFTQNRPGLNEKIFKIYKFKTMSDERDEKGELLSDELRLKAFGKIVRSLSLDELLQLFNVLKGDMSFVGPRPLLVEYLPLYNEEQKLRHKVRPGITGWAQVNGRNAISWQKKFELDVYYVKNISFLLDLKIMFLTALKVLKRSGVSKEGHVTTEKFNGKN from the coding sequence ATGTATGAGAAATGGATAAAAAGAATTTTTGATTTTGTTTTGGCTTTGTTTCTTTTGGTGTTTTTTTCACCTCTTATTTTAATCACTGCCTTACTTTTAAAAATAACTCAAGGTAGTGTGATTTTCACTCAAAATCGTCCAGGTTTAAATGAAAAAATTTTTAAAATTTATAAATTTAAAACCATGAGTGATGAAAGAGATGAAAAGGGTGAGCTTTTAAGTGATGAGTTGCGCTTAAAAGCTTTTGGGAAGATTGTTAGAAGTTTAAGTTTAGATGAGCTTTTGCAGCTTTTTAATGTATTAAAGGGTGATATGAGTTTTGTAGGGCCAAGACCCCTTTTGGTAGAATACCTACCCCTTTATAATGAAGAGCAAAAACTCCGTCATAAAGTGCGTCCTGGTATCACAGGATGGGCGCAGGTAAATGGTAGAAATGCGATTTCTTGGCAAAAAAAATTCGAACTTGATGTGTATTATGTAAAAAATATTTCTTTTTTGTTGGATTTAAAAATCATGTTTTTAACAGCCCTAAAAGTTTTAAAAAGAAGCGGAGTAAGTAAAGAAGGACATGTTACAACGGAGAAATTTAATGGCAAGAACTGA